The Tubulanus polymorphus chromosome 6, tnTubPoly1.2, whole genome shotgun sequence genome includes a region encoding these proteins:
- the LOC141906768 gene encoding matrilin-1-like — translation MWRFLVILTAFLGTIFTVSAQLDVEALKQPRRDCGVGNKVDVLFILDESTSILPEDYDRQLTFVNKMIKSFQIGPDRSRIGIISFATRAITRFDMNEYNTTDEMTSAVSKFRQLYGDTHTWEAMALARNSALTTAKGSRKGKVPQIGIVITDGNSQIPWKTKTESAKTREETGIMLFAIGIGDFVSEIELVHIAGSKDRVMTTKDYAQLVDHQQSILKKSCPFPDSSKCGEVDCAFVMDTPNADVTDIIEANEFMRVVTKELDVGDKKVRMASVPSRCTTLAAFDLNSHKTKDQVLDALLVESTAKSGRLPVLLEKTLAKTFTSEFGARSTARKIIILVTDGKPIDLDALRRESDRLRALDVEIFVIGVGKKIDVKLLTGLATDRSHVMLVPDYESLRKLKDKLVSGICYRTLMRSDTETRQKRIMDALQELVDEAEEIDREKSSME, via the exons ATGTGGAGGTTCCTCGTAATTCTGACCGCCTTTCTCGGGACCATATTCACC GTATCGGCTCAACTCGATGTCGAAGCTTTGAAGCAACCACGCCGCG ACTGTGGGGTGGGCAATAAAGTAGACGTTCTATTCATACTGGACGAGTCGACCAGTATACTACCGGAAGATTACGATCGACAGTTGACATTCGTGAATAAGATGATAAAGAGTTTCCAGATCGGACCGGATCGCTCCAGAATTGGTATCATCAGTTTCGCCACGCGTGCGATTACTAG GTTtgatatgaatgaatataacaCGACTGATGAGATGACGAGCGCAGTGAGTAAGTTCAGACAGTTATACGGTGACACGCACACCTGGGAAGCGATGGCTTTAGCGAGAAACAGCGCTCTAACCACCGCGAAAGGATCGAGAAAGGGAAAAGTGCCACAAATCGGTATCGTCATCACCGACGGCAATTCACAG attcctTGGAAAACGAAAACGGAGTCGGCGAAGACACGCGAGGAGACCGGGATCATGCTGTTCGCGATAGGGATCGGAGATTTCGTCAGCGAGATTGAACTAGTCCATATAGCAGGATCGAAAGATCGCGTCATGACAACCAAAGATTACGCGCAATTAGTAGATCATCAACAGTCTATATTAAAAAAGTCTTGCCCTT TTCCGGACAGCA GTAAATGTGGTGAGGTGGACTGCGCGTTCGTGATGGACACGCCGAACGCCGACGTTACGGACATCATCGAAGCGAACGAATTCATGAGAGTCGTTACTAAAGAACTGGATGTCGGCGATAAGAAAGTGCGCATGGCGTCTGTGCCGTCTAGGTGTACGACACTGGCCGCCTTCGACCTGAATTCACACAAGACTAAAGACCAAGTGCTCGATGCTTTACTG GTGGAATCTACCGCTAAGTCCGGACGTCTGCCGGTCCTGCTGGAGAAGACGCTCGCTAAAACATTCACCTCCGAGTTCGGCGCGCGGTCCACGGCCAGAAAAATCATCATCCTAGTCACCGACGGTAAACCGATCGACCTGGACGCGTTGAGACGCGAGAGCGACCGCTTGAGGGCGCTGGACGTCGAGATATTCGTGATCGGTGTCGGCAAAAAGATCGACGTCAAATTATTGACCGGTTTGGCCACCGATAGAAGTCACGTGATGTTGGTTCCTGATTACGAGTCGTTGCGGAAGTTAAAGGATAAGCTGGTGTCAGGAATCTGTTACAGAACCTTAATG AGATCGGATACAGAAACTCGACAGAAGCGAATCATGGACGCTTTACAGGAACTGGTCGACGAGGCAGAGGAAATAGACCGCGAAAAATCATCGATGGAATAG